In Flagellatimonas centrodinii, a single window of DNA contains:
- a CDS encoding NUDIX hydrolase has protein sequence MSPLPDTPVQTLHEGEFLRLLRHGHWEYVQRQTATGAAALIAVTDDDEIVLVEQYRIPVQAHTIELPAGVIGDSADVAGESALATARRELLEETGFDCAAVEPAFDGPSSPGLTSETSHLVRARGLTRVHAGGGVDGENITVHVVPLASVHPWLRAQQAAGKPVEPKVWAALYWLLHERGSGF, from the coding sequence ATGAGCCCTCTCCCCGACACCCCGGTGCAAACCTTGCACGAGGGCGAGTTCCTGCGCCTGCTGCGCCACGGCCACTGGGAATACGTACAACGGCAAACCGCCACCGGCGCCGCTGCTCTGATCGCCGTCACCGATGACGATGAAATCGTGCTGGTCGAGCAGTACCGCATTCCCGTACAGGCCCACACCATCGAGCTGCCGGCCGGCGTCATCGGCGACAGCGCCGACGTTGCCGGCGAAAGCGCACTGGCTACCGCCCGCCGCGAACTGCTGGAAGAAACCGGCTTCGACTGTGCCGCCGTGGAACCCGCGTTCGACGGCCCGTCGTCGCCCGGCCTGACCTCCGAAACCAGCCATCTGGTTCGCGCCCGCGGTCTCACCCGGGTGCACGCCGGCGGCGGCGTCGACGGCGAAAACATCACCGTCCATGTGGTGCCGCTGGCGTCGGTTCACCCGTGGTTGCGGGCGCAGCAGGCGGCCGGAAAGCCGGTGGAACCCAAGGTCTGGGCCGCCCTGTATTGGCTTTTGCACGAAAGGGGTTCAGGTTTTTAG
- the hisG gene encoding ATP phosphoribosyltransferase, protein MITLALSKGRILDDSLPLLAGMGVEPAGDIGRLLRVPTTVDGLQLLIIRPADVPTYVAYGAADMGITGKDVLMEHGGQDLYEPLDLGIAGCRLSVAQQKDAPPPPAQRRLRVATKYPALTRAHFARQDAQVEIIKLYGSMELAPLVGLADVIVDLVDTGNTLKANGLVETEVIAPITARMVVNKAAMKMKHVEIRGWLDRFAAAVGGTP, encoded by the coding sequence ATGATCACCCTCGCGCTCTCCAAGGGCCGCATCCTCGACGACAGCCTGCCGTTGTTGGCGGGCATGGGCGTCGAGCCTGCCGGTGACATCGGCCGGCTGCTGCGCGTGCCGACCACCGTCGACGGCCTGCAGCTGCTCATCATTCGCCCTGCGGATGTGCCCACCTACGTCGCCTACGGCGCTGCCGATATGGGGATCACCGGCAAGGACGTGCTGATGGAGCACGGCGGCCAGGACCTCTACGAACCGCTGGACCTCGGGATTGCCGGCTGTCGCCTGTCGGTGGCGCAGCAGAAGGACGCACCGCCGCCGCCCGCGCAACGCCGCCTGCGGGTGGCGACCAAGTATCCGGCGCTGACCCGTGCCCACTTTGCCCGTCAGGACGCGCAGGTGGAGATCATCAAGCTCTACGGCTCGATGGAGCTGGCGCCGTTGGTGGGCCTGGCCGATGTGATCGTCGATCTCGTCGACACCGGCAATACGCTGAAGGCCAACGGCCTGGTGGAAACCGAGGTGATCGCGCCCATTACCGCCCGCATGGTGGTGAACAAGGCGGCGATGAAGATGAAGCACGTGGAGATCCGTGGCTGGCTCGACCGTTTTGCCGCCGCGGTGGGCGGTACGCCGTGA
- a CDS encoding ABC transporter permease, whose translation MTRNPIGFRTLFLKEVKRFTNVLGQTVGAPIITSLLYLLVFAQAMQGRAPVYEGISYTEFLIPGLIMMTVIQNAFANSSSSLIQSKVMGNLVFVLLAPIGAWEWFAAYVGAAVLRALLVTMAMLAVTLPFVPLPFAQPLVLLAVFLLASSGLAAFGVIVGLVSQKFDHIAAFTNFFITPLSFLSGVFYSVHALPELWDRVSHFNPFFYMIDGFRYGFFGVADVPVWQSLMWCAAFTTVMSAIALWMLMTGYKLRK comes from the coding sequence ATGACCCGCAATCCCATCGGCTTCCGCACCCTGTTCCTGAAAGAGGTGAAGCGCTTCACCAATGTGCTGGGCCAGACCGTCGGCGCACCCATCATCACCTCGTTGCTGTACCTGCTGGTGTTCGCCCAGGCGATGCAGGGGCGGGCGCCGGTGTACGAGGGCATCAGCTACACCGAGTTCCTGATCCCCGGACTGATCATGATGACGGTGATCCAGAATGCCTTCGCCAATTCCAGTTCCAGCCTCATCCAGTCCAAGGTGATGGGCAACCTGGTGTTCGTGTTGCTGGCGCCGATCGGTGCCTGGGAATGGTTCGCCGCCTATGTTGGCGCCGCCGTGCTGCGCGCCCTGCTGGTCACGATGGCGATGCTGGCGGTCACCCTGCCGTTCGTGCCGCTGCCGTTCGCGCAGCCGCTGGTGCTGCTGGCTGTTTTCCTGCTGGCGTCCAGCGGGCTCGCCGCATTTGGTGTCATCGTGGGCCTGGTCAGCCAGAAATTCGACCACATCGCCGCGTTCACCAATTTCTTCATCACGCCGCTGTCGTTTCTGTCCGGCGTGTTCTACTCGGTGCATGCATTGCCCGAGCTATGGGACCGCGTGTCCCACTTCAATCCGTTCTTCTACATGATCGACGGGTTCCGTTATGGCTTCTTCGGGGTGGCGGATGTCCCCGTCTGGCAGAGCCTGATGTGGTGTGCCGCCTTCACTACCGTGATGTCCGCCATCGCCCTGTGGATGCTCATGACCGGCTACAAGCTGCGCAAATAA
- a CDS encoding 23S rRNA (adenine(2030)-N(6))-methyltransferase RlmJ: MHYQHQFHAGNFADVFKHVVLVGLLEALNQKDNAWAYLDTHAGAGLYYLGNEAARRTGEAEHGISRVLADSASLTTPWLKRYREIVIATGHECYPGSPSIAAACQREQDRLMLCEQVPAIAEELRRHLSGPNRAVHLRDGYGAWALLPPAEKRGLVLVDPPFEARDEYERLVRFASTALGRFSNGIYALWYPVKQRHAADAFVRRLTRAIGREAVDIRLFVSHPQDGRMRGCGLAVINPPYAFLQGAPAEMAALSILLAQGPGARHEIQMLTST; encoded by the coding sequence ATGCACTACCAGCATCAGTTTCACGCCGGCAATTTTGCCGATGTCTTCAAGCATGTCGTGCTGGTGGGGCTGCTCGAGGCGCTGAACCAGAAGGACAATGCCTGGGCCTACCTCGACACCCATGCTGGGGCCGGACTGTATTACCTCGGCAACGAGGCGGCTCGACGTACCGGCGAGGCCGAGCACGGCATCAGTCGGGTCCTGGCCGATTCCGCCAGCCTGACCACGCCCTGGCTCAAGCGTTACCGCGAGATCGTCATCGCCACCGGGCACGAGTGTTACCCGGGGTCACCTTCCATTGCCGCCGCTTGCCAGCGCGAACAGGACCGGCTGATGCTCTGCGAGCAGGTGCCAGCCATCGCCGAGGAGCTTCGTCGGCATCTGTCCGGGCCCAACCGTGCCGTGCATCTGCGCGACGGCTACGGCGCCTGGGCGTTGCTGCCGCCGGCGGAGAAACGCGGCCTGGTGCTGGTCGACCCGCCGTTCGAAGCGCGCGACGAGTACGAGCGGCTGGTGCGCTTCGCCAGCACTGCCCTGGGGCGATTCTCCAACGGCATCTATGCGCTCTGGTACCCGGTCAAGCAGCGCCATGCCGCCGATGCATTTGTTCGCCGTCTGACGCGTGCCATCGGCCGCGAGGCGGTGGATATTCGCCTGTTCGTCAGTCACCCGCAGGACGGCCGCATGCGCGGCTGCGGTCTTGCGGTGATCAACCCGCCTTACGCCTTCCTTCAGGGCGCGCCGGCCGAGATGGCGGCGCTGTCGATACTGCTGGCGCAGGGGCCGGGTGCCCGCCACGAGATCCAGATGCTGACATCGACATGA
- a CDS encoding BolA family protein, whose product MMDRKQIEQLIEAGLPGCVAMVKGDDGQHFEAEVLYPGFAGKTMIEQHRMVYAALGERMGREIHALALRTRAPKAPCA is encoded by the coding sequence ATGATGGACCGCAAACAGATCGAACAGCTCATTGAGGCCGGCCTGCCCGGCTGTGTGGCGATGGTGAAGGGCGACGATGGCCAGCATTTCGAGGCCGAGGTGCTCTACCCCGGATTCGCCGGCAAGACCATGATCGAGCAACACCGCATGGTCTATGCCGCGCTCGGCGAGCGCATGGGCCGCGAGATCCACGCGCTTGCCCTGCGCACCCGTGCGCCCAAGGCGCCCTGCGCCTAG
- a CDS encoding Na/Pi cotransporter family protein yields MLTTVATVFGGIGLFLLGMVLMTDGLKALAGDALRGWLSRFTGNRLSAVATGAGLTALVQSSSATTLATIGFVSAGLLSFNNAIGVVIGANIGTTSTGWIVTLLGLKLSIGSVALPLIGVGALARLLGRQRIVQAGTALAGFGLIFVGIDVLQEGMADLSSRIDISRYAVAGWGARLTLVAVGLIMTVVMQSSSAAVATTLTALSSGAISLDQAAALVIGQNVGTTVTAVIAAIGAQPPARRTAVVHIVFNVGTGAIAFLLLPLFTQLVDRLTETYLGDNPALSLAAFHTAFNLLGAVIFIPLIPRLARLAEWVAPDHRSPLARHLDDTLTTVPALALDAASRTVDEAVVALVAYLRGALAGAVPVFPQDACSVLPATAQFLGRVPAVEPQRLGAWTGVIQRLEQAEVLADLLAEPTLQELLACPSLAPQRADLADALTHYPQAALALRVPAAAVRAGILDRTAGRHLSVTDAFRALAAQRTLEQLVVTLTKLRGDIDVESTTVPLARAATGGSTDAEVE; encoded by the coding sequence ATGCTGACGACCGTTGCCACCGTCTTTGGCGGCATCGGCCTGTTCCTGCTGGGCATGGTGCTGATGACCGACGGCCTCAAGGCATTGGCCGGCGATGCCTTGCGTGGCTGGTTGTCGCGCTTCACCGGCAACCGGCTGTCGGCGGTTGCCACCGGCGCCGGCCTGACCGCACTGGTGCAGAGCTCCAGTGCCACCACGTTGGCCACCATCGGTTTCGTTTCGGCCGGGCTGCTGAGTTTCAACAACGCCATCGGCGTCGTCATTGGTGCCAATATCGGCACCACCAGCACCGGTTGGATCGTGACCCTGCTGGGCCTCAAGCTGTCCATCGGCAGTGTCGCCCTGCCATTGATCGGCGTCGGTGCCCTGGCGCGGCTGCTGGGGCGGCAGCGTATTGTCCAGGCCGGCACAGCGCTGGCGGGCTTTGGCCTGATCTTTGTCGGCATCGATGTGCTGCAGGAGGGCATGGCCGACCTGTCCAGCCGGATCGATATCAGTCGCTATGCCGTCGCGGGGTGGGGGGCGCGGCTGACGCTGGTGGCGGTCGGACTGATCATGACCGTGGTGATGCAGTCGTCCAGCGCGGCGGTGGCGACCACGCTTACGGCTTTGTCGAGCGGCGCCATCAGTCTCGATCAGGCCGCCGCACTGGTCATCGGCCAGAACGTGGGAACCACGGTGACCGCGGTGATCGCCGCCATCGGTGCGCAGCCACCAGCCCGTCGAACCGCCGTCGTGCACATCGTCTTCAACGTCGGCACCGGTGCCATCGCCTTCCTGTTGTTACCGCTGTTTACCCAACTGGTGGATCGCCTGACCGAGACCTATCTCGGCGACAACCCCGCCCTGTCGCTCGCCGCATTCCACACCGCATTCAATCTGTTGGGTGCGGTGATCTTTATCCCGTTGATTCCCCGCCTGGCGCGCCTGGCCGAATGGGTGGCGCCGGACCATCGCTCACCACTGGCGCGGCACCTGGACGACACCCTCACCACGGTTCCGGCGCTGGCGCTGGATGCTGCCAGCCGCACGGTCGACGAGGCGGTGGTGGCCCTGGTGGCCTATCTTCGGGGCGCGCTGGCCGGAGCAGTGCCGGTGTTTCCACAGGATGCCTGCTCGGTGTTGCCGGCTACCGCCCAGTTTCTCGGTCGGGTGCCGGCGGTCGAGCCGCAGCGTCTCGGCGCCTGGACCGGGGTGATCCAGCGTCTGGAACAGGCCGAGGTACTGGCGGACCTGCTCGCAGAGCCGACGCTGCAGGAACTGCTGGCCTGCCCCAGTCTCGCCCCCCAACGCGCCGATCTGGCCGATGCGCTGACGCACTACCCGCAGGCGGCGTTGGCACTGCGGGTGCCGGCCGCAGCGGTGCGGGCAGGCATCCTCGACCGCACGGCCGGGCGCCACCTCTCGGTGACGGACGCCTTTCGCGCGCTGGCGGCGCAGCGCACACTGGAGCAGTTGGTCGTCACGCTTACAAAGTTGCGGGGCGATATCGACGTCGAGTCCACCACAGTGCCTTTGGCACGCGCCGCGACAGGAGGCAGCACGGATGCCGAAGTCGAATGA
- a CDS encoding cryptochrome/photolyase family protein, with product MSRTALVWFRRDLRLNDHPALQAALAAAERVIPVFVYAPDEEAPWAPGGAANWWLHHSLAALSARLAALGSPLVIRRGPTLEALRALISETGADRIFWNRLYEPAVRTRDAAIKEALREDGLTVESFNSALLFEPWTLQTQSDQPYRVFSPFWRNAEPRLVDVRAPTPAPTALPGPAKAVSSEPLETLALLPRLPWADGFRARWTPGEAGALARLTPFLDGPVQQYRQRRDLPGDDDGTSGLSPHLHFGEIGPAQVLAATRARGPLNPQVQHFIREIGWREFAHHLLYHYPQTPTEALYHDKFGAFPWRSAADYADNLRAWQRGETGIPIVDAGMRQLWATGWMHNRVRMVVASFLTKNLLTPWQEGAAWFWDTLVDASLANNTLGWQWSAGCGADAAPYFRIFNPLLQSERFDADGAYLDAWVPELRSLSGKHKHMPWTAPVPPKGYPAPIVDLAATRDRALAAYDRIK from the coding sequence ATGTCCCGCACCGCGCTTGTCTGGTTCCGTCGCGACCTGCGACTGAACGATCATCCGGCCCTCCAAGCGGCACTGGCGGCGGCGGAACGGGTGATTCCGGTGTTCGTATACGCACCCGACGAGGAAGCGCCCTGGGCCCCTGGCGGGGCCGCCAACTGGTGGTTGCATCACAGTCTGGCCGCGCTATCGGCGCGGCTGGCGGCGCTGGGCAGCCCGCTGGTAATTCGCCGCGGGCCGACGCTGGAGGCGCTGCGCGCGCTGATCTCCGAGACCGGCGCCGACCGGATCTTCTGGAACCGCCTCTACGAACCGGCCGTGCGTACGCGGGACGCGGCCATCAAGGAGGCCCTGCGTGAGGACGGCCTGACCGTCGAAAGCTTCAACAGCGCGCTGTTGTTCGAACCCTGGACCCTGCAGACCCAGAGCGACCAGCCCTACCGCGTGTTCTCACCGTTCTGGCGCAACGCCGAACCGCGGCTGGTCGACGTGCGCGCGCCCACGCCGGCCCCGACGGCACTACCGGGGCCGGCGAAGGCCGTCTCCAGCGAGCCGCTGGAGACACTGGCGTTGCTGCCCAGGCTGCCGTGGGCCGATGGTTTCAGGGCACGCTGGACCCCGGGTGAGGCCGGCGCGCTGGCCCGCCTGACCCCGTTTCTCGACGGCCCGGTGCAGCAGTACCGGCAACGCCGCGACCTGCCCGGCGACGATGACGGCACCTCGGGACTGTCGCCGCATCTGCATTTCGGCGAGATCGGCCCGGCGCAGGTGCTGGCGGCCACCCGGGCACGGGGGCCGCTGAATCCGCAGGTCCAGCATTTCATTCGCGAGATCGGCTGGCGCGAGTTCGCCCACCATCTGCTCTACCACTACCCGCAGACGCCGACCGAAGCGCTGTATCACGACAAGTTCGGCGCCTTCCCCTGGCGCAGCGCTGCCGACTACGCCGACAACCTGCGGGCCTGGCAGCGCGGCGAAACCGGCATCCCCATCGTCGACGCCGGCATGCGCCAACTGTGGGCCACCGGCTGGATGCACAATCGGGTGCGGATGGTGGTCGCCAGCTTTCTCACCAAGAACCTGCTGACCCCTTGGCAGGAAGGCGCCGCCTGGTTCTGGGACACCCTGGTCGATGCCAGCCTCGCCAACAACACCCTCGGCTGGCAGTGGTCGGCCGGCTGTGGCGCCGACGCCGCGCCCTACTTCCGCATTTTCAATCCGCTGCTGCAAAGCGAGCGCTTCGACGCCGACGGCGCCTATCTCGATGCCTGGGTGCCGGAGCTGCGGTCGCTGTCCGGCAAGCACAAGCACATGCCGTGGACCGCGCCGGTGCCGCCGAAGGGCTATCCTGCCCCCATCGTCGACCTCGCCGCCACGCGCGACCGCGCCCTTGCCGCCTACGACCGCATCAAGTGA
- a CDS encoding RNA polymerase sigma factor, producing the protein MTQSPSSSSAPPPTALADFGDDASHQWENVMRRYGPALRGFFAQRARNPSDVDDLVQEVFVQLLRRGNGKPIERVQQYVFQVASSVLCDQGRSMKARQHDAHESYDEASHAVATEISLERIVIGEEMLARMNAALQKLPQRTRDIFFLRAVQQRKHDDVARLLGISTRVVHKHMARALTYLHQHLAD; encoded by the coding sequence ATGACTCAATCACCGTCGTCGTCGTCAGCCCCGCCGCCGACCGCCCTGGCGGACTTCGGCGACGACGCGAGCCATCAGTGGGAGAACGTGATGCGCCGCTACGGCCCGGCGCTGCGCGGCTTCTTTGCCCAGCGGGCCCGTAACCCCTCGGATGTTGATGACCTGGTCCAGGAAGTGTTCGTTCAGCTACTGCGCCGCGGCAACGGCAAACCCATCGAACGGGTACAGCAGTACGTGTTCCAGGTGGCCTCCAGTGTGCTCTGCGACCAGGGCCGCAGCATGAAGGCGCGTCAGCACGACGCCCACGAATCCTACGACGAAGCCAGCCATGCCGTCGCCACCGAGATCAGCCTCGAGCGCATCGTCATCGGTGAGGAAATGCTGGCGCGCATGAACGCCGCCCTGCAGAAGCTGCCGCAACGCACGCGTGACATCTTCTTTCTGCGGGCGGTGCAGCAACGCAAGCACGATGATGTGGCGCGGCTGCTGGGCATTTCCACCCGCGTCGTCCACAAGCACATGGCGCGTGCGCTCACCTACCTGCACCAGCACCTGGCCGACTGA
- a CDS encoding ABC transporter ATP-binding protein, with the protein MPAAIRITDVYKRYGALEALKGVSFDIRPGEFFGLLGPNGAGKSTLISIIAGLSQASSGQISVMGHDTVRDWRAARRSLGVVPQELVFDPFFNVVDMLRLQAGYFGCGRESWPWIDEMLERLDLADKRRSPMRGLSGGMKRRVLIAQALVHRPPVVILDEPTAGVDVELRRTLWAFMRELHRNGTTVVLTTHYLEEAQEMCERIAILDHGEVKALETTQGLLGQHPFRFLRIKLSGAPLPEALRPLVDSEPNGQIELKLQSDTHPIGAVLESLRQAGCVIEDVATREPDLEDIFVELTRA; encoded by the coding sequence ATGCCAGCCGCCATTCGTATCACCGACGTCTACAAACGCTATGGCGCGCTTGAGGCGCTCAAGGGCGTGTCCTTTGATATCCGCCCGGGGGAGTTCTTCGGCCTGCTCGGGCCCAATGGCGCCGGCAAGTCGACCCTGATCAGCATCATCGCCGGCCTGTCGCAGGCCAGCAGCGGCCAGATCAGCGTGATGGGACACGACACCGTGCGCGACTGGCGCGCTGCCCGGCGCTCGCTCGGGGTGGTCCCGCAGGAACTGGTGTTCGACCCCTTCTTCAACGTCGTCGACATGCTGCGGCTGCAGGCCGGCTACTTCGGCTGTGGCCGTGAGAGCTGGCCGTGGATCGACGAAATGCTGGAACGTCTGGACCTCGCCGACAAGCGCCGCTCGCCGATGCGCGGTCTGTCCGGCGGCATGAAGCGGCGGGTGCTGATCGCCCAGGCCCTGGTGCACCGGCCGCCGGTGGTGATCCTCGATGAACCGACCGCCGGCGTCGATGTCGAGCTGCGCCGCACGCTCTGGGCCTTCATGCGCGAACTGCACCGCAACGGCACCACCGTGGTCCTCACCACCCACTACCTGGAAGAGGCGCAGGAGATGTGCGAGCGCATCGCCATTCTCGACCACGGCGAGGTGAAGGCGCTGGAGACCACCCAGGGCCTGTTGGGTCAGCATCCGTTCCGGTTTCTTCGGATCAAGTTGTCCGGCGCGCCGTTGCCCGAGGCGCTGCGACCACTGGTCGATTCCGAGCCGAACGGGCAGATCGAGCTCAAGTTGCAGAGCGACACCCACCCCATCGGCGCGGTGCTGGAATCGCTGCGCCAGGCCGGCTGCGTCATCGAGGACGTGGCCACCCGCGAGCCTGATCTCGAAGACATCTTCGTGGAGCTGACCCGCGCATGA
- the hisD gene encoding histidinol dehydrogenase gives MSALKIQRFDSREADFSSRLDALLDRAPEISADITTVVDDIIAAVRAEGDAALLRYTNRLDRRAVTDAAELVLPHAELEAAWNRLPDDLRAALSTAADRIRQYAEHQKIAPFQFTDRLGNQLGQRVTPMDRVGLYVPGGKAAYPSSVLMNAIPAKVAGVPEVVMVVPAPDGVLNPVVLGAAFLAGIDRVITIGGAQAVAALAWGTDTVPAVDKIVGPGNAYVAAAKRRVFGRVGIDSIAGPSEIVVISEAGSDPRWMAMDLFSQAEHDELAQSILISPDAYHLDAVEAALNARLAELPRHEIVRASLGHRGALIHARDLNDAAAIANHIAPEHLELALDDPEALLPKIRHAGAIFIGRHTPEALGDYCAGPNHVLPTSRAARFSSPLGVYEFQKRTSLIACSPDGARALAPVAGRIADAEGLAAHAASARDRG, from the coding sequence GTGAGCGCCCTGAAGATCCAGCGCTTCGACAGCCGTGAGGCCGATTTCAGCAGCCGCCTGGACGCGTTGCTGGACCGCGCCCCCGAGATCAGCGCCGACATCACCACTGTGGTCGACGACATCATTGCCGCCGTGCGCGCCGAGGGCGATGCCGCGCTGCTGCGCTACACCAACCGTCTGGATCGTCGCGCCGTCACCGACGCGGCCGAGCTGGTGTTGCCGCATGCCGAGCTGGAAGCTGCCTGGAACCGCCTGCCGGATGATCTGCGCGCCGCCCTGAGCACCGCAGCCGATCGCATCCGCCAGTACGCCGAACACCAGAAGATCGCGCCGTTCCAGTTCACCGATCGGCTTGGCAACCAGCTGGGCCAACGGGTCACGCCGATGGACCGGGTCGGCCTCTACGTCCCCGGCGGCAAGGCCGCCTATCCGTCGTCGGTGCTGATGAATGCCATCCCCGCCAAGGTGGCCGGCGTGCCCGAGGTGGTGATGGTGGTGCCGGCGCCGGACGGGGTGCTCAACCCGGTGGTGCTGGGCGCCGCATTCCTGGCCGGTATCGATCGCGTCATCACCATTGGCGGCGCGCAGGCGGTGGCGGCCCTGGCCTGGGGCACCGACACCGTGCCGGCGGTCGACAAGATCGTCGGCCCCGGCAACGCCTATGTCGCCGCCGCCAAGCGCCGAGTGTTCGGCCGGGTGGGCATCGACTCCATCGCCGGGCCGTCGGAGATCGTCGTCATCAGTGAGGCGGGCTCCGACCCGCGGTGGATGGCGATGGACCTGTTCAGCCAGGCCGAGCACGACGAACTGGCGCAGTCGATTCTGATCAGTCCCGATGCCTATCATCTGGATGCGGTCGAGGCCGCGCTCAACGCACGCCTGGCGGAGCTGCCGCGCCACGAGATCGTGCGCGCCTCGCTGGGGCATCGCGGTGCACTGATTCACGCCCGCGACCTCAATGATGCCGCCGCCATCGCCAACCACATCGCCCCCGAGCATCTGGAGCTGGCGCTGGACGACCCCGAAGCGCTGCTACCGAAGATCCGCCACGCCGGCGCCATCTTCATCGGCCGTCATACACCGGAAGCCCTGGGCGACTATTGCGCCGGTCCCAACCACGTGCTGCCGACCTCGCGCGCCGCCCGATTCTCCAGCCCGCTGGGTGTCTACGAGTTCCAGAAGCGCACCAGCCTGATCGCCTGCAGCCCGGACGGTGCACGCGCGTTGGCACCGGTGGCCGGACGTATCGCCGATGCCGAAGGGCTCGCCGCCCATGCCGCCAGCGCCCGCGACCGCGGCTAG
- the murA gene encoding UDP-N-acetylglucosamine 1-carboxyvinyltransferase, with translation MDKFVIEGNGPLNGEIAASGAKNAALPILCAALLSDAPLTVTNVPDLWDVGTTGKLLGQMGVSVSRPDAHTRVLDARGITTCVAPYELVRTMRASILVLGPLVAARGEAHVSLPGGCAIGARPVNLHLMGLEAMGAEIKLEGGFVHAKAKKLKGARIVFDTVTVTGTENLMMAAVLAEGETVLENAAREPEVVDLARCLRAMGAKLSGEGTTTIHVQGVAKLHAAEHRVLPDRIETGTYLAAAAATRGRVLIRDTDPGLLDAVLVKLQQAGAIIRTGTDFIELDMQGQRPKAVNIHTMAHPGFPTDMQAQMMAMNCVAEGTGTIRETIFENRFMHANELLRLGADIRVEGNTAIITGKERLQAAPIMATDLRASASLVIAALAADGETLIDRIYHMDRGYEGIEQKFRALGAQIKRVEKLLP, from the coding sequence ATGGACAAATTCGTGATCGAGGGTAATGGCCCGCTCAACGGCGAGATCGCCGCCAGTGGCGCCAAGAACGCCGCCCTGCCGATTCTCTGCGCGGCGCTGCTGTCCGATGCGCCGCTCACCGTCACCAATGTGCCGGACCTCTGGGACGTCGGCACCACCGGCAAACTGCTGGGCCAGATGGGCGTGAGCGTGTCACGACCGGATGCCCACACCCGGGTGCTCGACGCCCGCGGCATCACCACCTGCGTGGCGCCCTATGAACTGGTGCGCACCATGCGCGCCAGCATCCTGGTGCTGGGGCCGCTGGTGGCCGCGCGCGGCGAAGCCCATGTCTCACTGCCGGGCGGCTGCGCCATCGGCGCGCGGCCGGTGAACCTGCATCTGATGGGGCTGGAGGCCATGGGGGCCGAGATCAAGCTCGAAGGCGGGTTTGTCCACGCCAAGGCGAAGAAGCTCAAGGGGGCCCGCATCGTGTTCGACACGGTGACCGTCACCGGTACCGAAAACCTGATGATGGCGGCGGTGCTGGCCGAGGGGGAGACGGTGCTGGAAAACGCCGCCCGCGAACCCGAGGTGGTGGACCTGGCGCGCTGCCTGCGCGCCATGGGGGCCAAACTCAGCGGTGAGGGCACCACCACCATTCACGTTCAGGGTGTTGCCAAACTGCATGCCGCCGAACACCGGGTGCTGCCGGACCGTATCGAGACCGGCACCTACCTCGCGGCGGCTGCCGCCACCCGCGGCCGCGTGCTGATTCGCGACACCGATCCCGGCCTGCTCGATGCCGTGCTGGTGAAGCTGCAGCAGGCCGGCGCCATCATCCGTACCGGCACCGACTTCATCGAGCTCGACATGCAGGGGCAGCGGCCCAAGGCCGTCAACATCCACACCATGGCGCATCCCGGGTTCCCGACCGACATGCAGGCGCAGATGATGGCGATGAACTGTGTCGCTGAAGGCACCGGCACCATCCGCGAGACCATCTTCGAGAATCGGTTCATGCACGCCAACGAGCTGCTGCGGCTGGGGGCGGACATCCGGGTCGAGGGCAACACCGCCATCATCACCGGCAAGGAACGCCTGCAGGCGGCACCGATCATGGCCACCGACCTGCGGGCTTCGGCCTCACTGGTGATCGCCGCGCTGGCCGCCGACGGCGAAACCCTGATCGACCGCATCTACCATATGGACCGCGGCTACGAAGGCATCGAACAGAAGTTCCGCGCCCTGGGCGCGCAGATCAAACGCGTGGAGAAACTGCTCCCATGA